The following are encoded in a window of Dysidea avara chromosome 4, odDysAvar1.4, whole genome shotgun sequence genomic DNA:
- the LOC136252609 gene encoding rab11 family-interacting protein 4-like isoform X2: MDDLVQAMDPDGTGTVSFDSFHKGVASFLLGNTSGDDDEDKDMPDTNNTNGFHDDCNSNASGDEVSSAGDTDSAFSTEAEVYPLASSPSPQPVVNCYHEYVANGEGVSGHEEEVDFNNKSTSGPPFASPTNSKSGKKDSLSKSISFTLGSTSSPRLRHSPRLAKHNNAVVLESLNGSVEESLQQLTAQLISVSSERDQACEEKEVTAARSNQLKEDNKRLMHRVLSFEEKLKDTATSYEDNLQVAEKKHTDAIVKLSNEYELKLDDLKSRLSTTQLEVKSLQSSNYNMTEQLESLDKQKLDLEDQLAEKELQCTQQHKETQRLTEMLRRNNEAWADEKEALNQELSEQLNKVQLLQFECDEAQCKRVSMSTLDIGGEITSLNKEIDRLKEENADLRAQFLQHGKSLITQGPSIASELESASKDKVMAALRDCEDTNQRLKLYIEGLLVTILDRHPELLERK; this comes from the exons ATGGATGACTTGGTACAAGCCATGGACCCTGATGGTACTGGCACTGTGTCGTTTGACTCTTTCCACAAGGGAGTGGCATCCTTTCTGTTGG GTAATACatctggtgatgatgatgaagacaaGGACATGCCTGATACTAACAACACCAATGGTTTCCATGACGATTGTAATTCAAATGCTAGTGGAGATGAG GTCAGTTCGGCTGGAGATACGGACAGTGCCTTCTCCACAGAAGCTGAGGTGTACCCTTTAGCCAGTTCCCCTTCACCGCAGCCAGTTGTTAACTGTTACCATGAATATGTTGCCAATGGTGAAGGTGTTAGTGGTCATGAAGAAGAGGTGGACTTTAATAACAAGAGTACCAGTGGTCCGCCATTTGCCAGTCCAACAAATTCTAAAAG TGGGAAGAAAGACTCACTATCGAAGAGTATCAGTTTTACTCTGGGTTCCACCTCATCCCCCAGACTCAG GCATAGTCCTCGACTGGCCAAACATAATAATGCTGTAGTGTTGGAGTCACTGAATGGATCAGTGGAAGAGTCCTTACAACAACTGACAGCTCAA CTGATCAGTGTGTCATCAGAGAGGGATCAGGCTTGTGAGGAGAAGGAGGTTACAGCAGCTCGTAGTAACCAACTAAAGGAGGACAATAAGAGATTGATGCACAG GGTGTTGTCGTTTGAGGAGAAGCTGAAGGACACTGCTACCAGTTATGAGGACAATCTACAAGTTGCAGAGAAGAAGCATACAGATGCCATA GTAAAACTATCCAATGAGTATGAGTTAAAGTTAGATGATCTGAAGAGCAG GTTGAGTACTACACAGTTAGAGGTAAAGTCACTACAATCCAGTAATTATAATATGACGGAACAACTGGAGTCATTAGATAAG CAAAAGTTAGACCTAGAGGATCAGCTGGCAGAGAAGGAGTTACAATGTACACAACAACACAAGGAGACACAGAGATTGACTGAAATGTTACGACGAAACAATGAAGCTTGGGCCGATGAGAAAGAAGCCTTAAATCAA GAATTATCAGAGCAACTCAATAAGGTACAACTACTACAATTTGAATGTGATGAAGCACAGTGCAAACGTGTATCCATGTCAACGTTGGACATTGGTGGGGAAATCACCTCACTAAATAAG GAAATAGATCGGTTGAAGGAAGAGAATGCTGATCTGAGGGCTCAGTTTCTTCAACATGGCAAGAGCCTCATCACACAGGGACCT TCAATTGCATCAGAACTAGAAAGTGCTTCTAAGGATAAG GTAATGGCGGCACTCAGAGATTGTGAAGACACCAATCAAAGACTAAAGTTATACATTGAAGGGTTACTAGTAACTATTCTGGATAGACATCCTGAACTATTGGAGAGGAAGTGA